One stretch of Pieris brassicae chromosome 8, ilPieBrab1.1, whole genome shotgun sequence DNA includes these proteins:
- the LOC123713450 gene encoding toll-like receptor 6 yields the protein MAFQEIYFKNSVVAYIIFLFILRLNVADQSAFPLKYEAPDDCQWWLKGPNDAHEVSLTCKLRTINSEFDTTNFSVIPSEHTTSLRIECNEEIMYKSSLDDRSFAHLVKLRELILDNCKIGRWPPGVLSGLRDLRNLTVRTKNTEWSAMSLEIASESFTAVRQLEKLDLSFNNIWSFPENLFCPLTNLVYLNVSSNRLQDVSDLGFRERAMHQALISEHEGPPPSALTPHASCSLDIEVLDASYNHFVLMPENGFHALRRLKELHIHDNEISMVADKALAGLKQLQIIDLSNNKIVALPQDLFKDCRPVIKEIYLQNNSISVLSPTLFANLDQLLALDLSNNHLTSTWINENTFAGLIRMVLLNLSNNRLTKLDPKIFKDLYTLQILNVQRNMLESIAADTFAPMNNLHTLILSYNKISHIDAYALNGLYVLSLLSIDNNRLEELHPEAFRNTSSLQDLNLNSNRLKKVPTALRNMRLLRTLDLGENQITSLEEPGFVGLHNVYGLRLIGNKIENISKDVFSDLPSLQILNLARNKLRFIDMSAFENLKTLQAIRLDANQITDVQGLFVNIPSLLWLNVSDNKIDWFDYSVIPTGLQWLDLHSNNIKELGNNYRLDKELRLQTLDASFNKMTKIFTYSIPSSIELLFLNDNQITQVEAQTFVGKTNLTRVDLYANQITSMDLNALRLTPVDPGRPLPEFYIGGNPFQCDCTMEWLQRINKLDHLRQHPRVMDLESIYCKLLYNRERTYIPLVEAESSQFLCTYKTHCFTLCHCCDFDACDCEMTCPSNCTCYHDQPWSANIVDCSAAGYSEIPNSIPMDATELYLDGNNFGSLTSHAFIGRKNLKILYANNSNIDALYNNTFSGLKRLTVLHLEKNNIKELLGFELSPLENLRELHLQDNKIHYIDNRTFIELMHLEVLRLEGNNIYSFAVWQFTMNPYLVEISLSRNPWSCDCLYIHKFRNWFRNNLGKVEDAKKITCIFDNITNAVGPHMSDFNSTICTSHVGGVSSIIENQVINDYLPLLLISLCVFVISSVLICGVFYWRRELRVWIYYHCGFRMCYKSTSFDDEADKDRLFDAYISYSVKDEAFVAQMLAPGLESTDPSFRLCLHYRDFNASAYVADTIIEAVESSKRTIIVLSKNFINNEWCRFEFKTALHEVLKERRRRLIIILLGDLPNRDIDPELRLCLKANTCIEWGDRQFWQKLRFAMPDLRKCQYHRSTVNIYASVSPLGAGRAPAPPPPPPPGKLPPLLGDGLADRLAVSTSVHARDAHPHRIPPHAQLWA from the coding sequence ATGGCTTTTCAAGAAATATACTTCAAGAATTCAGTCGTCGcctacataatatttttatttattttgaggtTAAATGTCGCCGATCAGAGTGCATTTCCGCTGAAATATGAAGCTCCTGATGATTGTCAATGGTGGCTAAAGGGTCCCAACGACGCCCATGAAGTGTCCCTTACGTGTAAATTACGGACAATTAACAGTGAATTCGATACAACCAACTTTAGTGTCATCCCTTCTGAGCACACAACTTCGCTCAGAATTGAGTGTAACGAAGAGATTATGTACAAAAGCTCTCTCGATGATCGTAGTTTTGCGCATCTAGTGAAGTTACGTGAACTTATATTGGACAATTGTAAAATTGGACGATGGCCTCCGGGTGTGCTCTCTGGACTGAGAGATCTTCGAAATCTTACAGTAAGAACAAAAAATACCGAATGGAGTGCAATGAGTTTAGAAATAGCGTCAGAAAGCTTTACAGCCGTGCGTCAATTAGAAAAACTGGATTTAAGTTTTAACAACATCTGGTCGTTTCCTGAAAATTTGTTTTGCCCATTAACGAATTTAGTTTATCTAAACGTTTCCTCAAATAGACTCCAGGATGTCAGTGATTTGGGATTCAGAGAAAGGGCAATGCATCAAGCTTTAATTAGTGAACACGAGGGACCACCGCCATCGGCATTGACTCCTCATGCATCGTGCTCCTTAGATATTGAAGTGTTAGATGCTTCCTATAATCACTTTGTGTTAATGCCCGAAAATGGATTTCATGCCTTACGCAGATTAAAGGAACTGCACATTCATGATAATGAAATATCGATGGTGGCTGACAAAGCGTTAGCGGGACTTAAACAGTTACAAATAATAGATCTCTCCAACAATAAAATTGTGGCCCTCCCTCAAGACCTTTTCAAAGATTGTAGGCCGgtgataaaagaaatatatctacaaaataattcaataagtGTGCTTTCTCCTACACTATTCGCCAACCTTGATCAGTTATTGGCGCTAGATTTATCAAATAATCACCTCACGAGTACGTGGATTAATGAAAACACTTTCGCTGGTCTTATAAGAATGGTACTACTTAATTTATCTAACAACCGACTAACAAAACTAGATCCAAAAATCTTCAAGGACTTGTATACACTACAGATATTAAATGTCCAGCGTAATATGCTAGAGAGTATTGCTGCAGATACATTCGCTCCCATGAATAATCTACATACCCTGATTTTGTCATATAATAAGATATCACATATTGATGCCTACGCACTGAATGGTCTGTAcgtattatctttattatccATTGATAATAATCGTCTTGAAGAATTACATCCGGAAGCGTTTAGAAACACTTCTTCTTTACAAGACCTCAATTTAAATAGTAATCGATTGAAAAAAGTGCCTACAGCGCTGAGAAACATGCGCTTATTACGAACTCTCGACCTTGGTGAAAATCAAATTACCTCATTGGAAGAACCTGGGTTTGTTGGATTGCATAACGTATACGGACTACGTCTGATTGGAAATAAGATAGAAAACATAAGTAAGGATGTATTTAGCGATTTACCATCTTTGCAAATTTTAAATCTAGCGCGTAATAAATTACGCTTTATAGATATGAGTgcatttgaaaatttaaagacGTTACAAGCAATCAGATTAGATGCCAACCAGATTACAGACGTCCAAGggctttttgtaaatattccCTCTCTATTGTGGTTAAACGTCTCGGATAACAAAATAGACTGGTTTGATTACTCTGTCATTCCGACGGGACTTCAATGGCTGGATCTCCatagtaacaatattaaagaatTGGGAAATAACTACCGCTTAGATAAGGAATTACGATTACAGACATTAGATGCTAGCTTCAAcaaaatgacaaaaatatttacctactCTATTCCCAGTAGTATCGAGCTCCTCTTCTTGAACGATAATCAAATTACACAAGTTGAGGCTCAAACTTTCGTTGGGAAAACCAATTTAACGAGAGTCGATTTGTATGCAAATCAGATCACTAGTATGGATCTCAATGCGCTTCGCCTAACTCCAGTTGATCCGGGGAGGCCTCTGCCCGAATTTTATATTGGTGGAAATCCTTTTCAGTGTGATTGTACTATGGAGTGGTTACaacgtataaataaactagATCACCTCCGACAACACCCTAGAGTAATGGACCTGGAAAGTATTTATTGCAAACTGTTATATAATCGCGAAAGGACCTATATACCTCTAGTGGAAGCTGAGTCATCGCAGTTTTTGTGtacatataaaacacattGTTTTACGTTATGTCATTGTTGTGATTTTGACGCGTGTGATTGTGAAATGACGTGCCCATCGAACTGTACCTGTTATCATGACCAACCGTGGTCGGCAAATATAGTAGACTGTTCAGCTGCTGGGTATTCTGAAATACCTAACAGTATACCCATGGACGCTACGGAACTGTATCTAGACGGTAATAACTTTGGCAGCTTAACAAGCCACGCTTTTATAGGTcgtaagaatttaaaaatattgtacgcAAATAACTCGAATATTGACGCTctgtataataatacatttagtgGACTAAAACGCTTGACTGTATTGCATTTAGAAAAGAACAACATAAAGGAGCTGTTAGGATTTGAATTATCGCCCTTAGAGAATTTACGGGAATTGCATCTCCaagacaataaaatacattatatcgATAATCGAACGTTCATCGAACTTATGCATTTAGAAGTTTTACGGCTCGAGGGAAACAACATTTATAGCTTCGCCGTGTGGCAATTCACGATGAATCCATATTTGGTAGAGATAAGTCTTTCACGCAATCCCTGGTCCTGTGATTgtctatacatacataaattccGAAATTGGTTTCGAAATAATCTCGGTAAAGTTGAAGATGCCAAGAAAATTACCTGTATCTTTGACAATATTACTAACGCAGTTGGACCTCACATGTCCGACTTTAACTCAACGATTTGTACAAGTCACGTCGGTGGAGTTTCATCGATTATCGAGAACCAAGTAATAAATGATTACCTACCATTATTGTTGATATCACTATGTGTATTTGTGATAAGCTCTGTCCTCATATGCGGCGTATTTTACTGGAGACGTGAATTGAGAGTATGGATATATTACCATTGTGGATTTAGAATGTGCTATAAAAGCACATCGTTCGATGACGAAGCTGATAAAGACAGATTATTTGACGCCTACATAAGTTATAGCGTGAAAGACGAGGCCTTTGTAGCTCAAATGCTTGCTCCGGGCTTAGAATCTACAGATCCTAGTTTTCGGTTGTGTTTACACTACCGCGACTTCAACGCGTCGGCCTACGTAGCAGACACAATTATCGAGGCCGTTGAATCCTCGAAACGAACAATTATAGTGTTAtctaaaaactttataaataacgaATGGTGTAGATTCGAGTTTAAAACGGCTCTCCATGAAGTATTAAAAGAAAGGCGAAGAAGactgataataatattgttaggTGATTTACCGAATAGAGACATTGATCCCGAGTTGAGGTTGTGTTTAAAAGCGAATACGTGTATAGAGTGGGGTGATAGACAGTTTTGGCAAAAGTTAAGGTTCGCAATGCCGGACTTGCGGAAGTGTCAATATCACCGATCGACGGTGAATATTTACGCGTCGGTGTCACCTCTGGGGGCAGGGCGGGCGCCGGCGCCGCCCCCGCCCCCGCCGCCTGGCAAGCTGCCCCCCTTGCTGGGTGATGGCCTGGCGGACCGGCTCGCTGTCTCCACGAGCGTCCATGCGCGTGACGCACACCCCCACCGCATACCGCCGCACGCGCAGCTGTGGGCGTAG